The following coding sequences lie in one Enterococcus sp. 9E7_DIV0242 genomic window:
- the gpmA gene encoding 2,3-diphosphoglycerate-dependent phosphoglycerate mutase: MPKLVFSRHGLSEWNALNQFTGWVDVDLAPEGIEEAIEGGRKIKEAGIEFDIAYTSVLKRAIKTCNLLLENSDQLWVPQVKSWRLNERHYGKLQGLNKKETADKYGDDQVHIWRRSYDTLPPLLEATDPESAANDRRYAMLDKRDVPGGENLKVTLERALPFWQDEIAPALLDNKTVLVAAHGNSLRALAKHIEGISDDDIMDLEIPTGQPLVYELNDDLTVAKKYYL; encoded by the coding sequence ATGCCAAAATTAGTTTTTTCTCGTCACGGACTAAGTGAATGGAATGCATTAAACCAATTTACTGGATGGGTTGATGTAGATTTAGCACCAGAAGGTATCGAAGAAGCCATCGAAGGCGGACGTAAAATCAAAGAAGCTGGAATCGAATTTGATATTGCGTACACATCTGTTTTGAAACGCGCAATCAAAACTTGTAACCTGCTTTTAGAAAACTCAGATCAATTATGGGTACCACAAGTGAAATCATGGCGCTTAAACGAACGTCATTATGGTAAATTACAAGGATTGAACAAAAAGGAAACAGCTGACAAATACGGCGATGACCAAGTGCATATTTGGCGTCGTTCTTATGACACTCTTCCTCCACTATTGGAAGCAACTGATCCTGAATCAGCAGCGAACGATCGTCGTTATGCAATGCTTGATAAACGCGACGTCCCTGGTGGCGAGAACCTGAAAGTTACATTGGAACGTGCACTGCCTTTCTGGCAAGATGAAATCGCTCCTGCTTTGTTAGATAATAAAACTGTTTTAGTTGCAGCGCACGGTAACTCTTTACGCGCATTAGCTAAACACATTGAAGGCATTTCTGATGATGATATCATGGATCTTGAAATCCCAACTGGTCAACCTCTTGTTTATGAATTAAACGATGACTTGACTGTTGCGAAGAAATATTACCTATAA